A portion of the Paenibacillus sp. PvR098 genome contains these proteins:
- a CDS encoding ABC transporter ATP-binding protein yields the protein MIELMYVTKSYNDKVKAVDNLVLTVQGGEIFGFLGPNGAGKTTTIKMMTGIIQPTKGFIRINGTDISKAPLEAKKQFGYVPDSPDLFLRLKGLEYLNFMADMYDVPKDLRKERIEALARRFDLSHALSDPIQSYSHGMRQKIVIMGVLVHDPSVWILDEPLTGLDPKSSYILKEMMREHADSGKTVFFSTHVLEVAEKLCDRVAIINKGVVLFCGTFKEMQERFQSDMSLESLFLELTNHE from the coding sequence GTGATCGAGCTGATGTATGTCACCAAAAGCTATAACGATAAGGTAAAAGCCGTGGATAATCTCGTGCTGACCGTCCAAGGCGGTGAAATTTTCGGATTCCTCGGGCCGAATGGGGCAGGCAAAACGACAACGATCAAAATGATGACCGGCATCATCCAGCCGACCAAAGGCTTCATTCGGATTAACGGGACGGACATTTCCAAAGCGCCGCTCGAAGCGAAAAAGCAGTTCGGTTATGTTCCGGACAGTCCCGATCTGTTTCTGCGGCTTAAGGGGCTGGAATATTTAAATTTTATGGCCGACATGTACGATGTTCCCAAAGACCTTAGAAAGGAACGCATAGAGGCGCTTGCCCGTCGGTTCGATCTATCGCATGCGCTGTCTGATCCGATCCAAAGCTACTCTCACGGCATGCGGCAAAAGATCGTCATTATGGGTGTGCTTGTACACGATCCGTCCGTTTGGATACTCGACGAGCCGCTGACAGGCCTTGACCCCAAATCATCTTATATATTGAAGGAAATGATGAGAGAGCATGCAGACAGCGGCAAAACGGTGTTCTTCTCGACTCATGTGCTTGAAGTGGCTGAAAAGCTGTGTGACCGGGTAGCGATTATTAACAAGGGCGTCGTTTTGTTCTGCGGTACGTTCAAGGAAATGCAGGAACGTTTCCAGTCCGACATGTCCTTGGAAAGCTTATTTTTGGAGCTGACCAATCATGAATAA
- the bioD gene encoding dethiobiotin synthase, translated as MSTGLFVTGTDTDVGKTWVTGALAAAIHRRLGSEERKQKLRLWKPVQSGVRMGEAQADSYRLVHGSGLQQKESDTATITLEEPLAPWMAAERAGTPMDWDELVREGRQRLQADGPLLVEGAGGLIVPLTEHCLVADLAAVLNLPLLIVARPKLGTVNHTLLTVEYARQRGLRVAGVIMNGYEDELDPMLKENQRMIETFGQVRVWGMLPWVGESPQTDAAWSAWRDLWVETVERRIDMQAVMEYF; from the coding sequence ATGAGTACAGGATTGTTCGTTACCGGTACGGATACGGATGTAGGCAAAACATGGGTGACAGGCGCTCTTGCTGCTGCTATCCACCGTAGGCTGGGCAGCGAGGAGCGAAAACAAAAACTGCGTCTGTGGAAGCCTGTGCAGTCCGGAGTTCGAATGGGCGAGGCCCAAGCGGATAGTTACCGGCTTGTACATGGCAGCGGTCTACAGCAAAAGGAATCAGACACGGCTACCATTACACTTGAGGAACCGTTAGCCCCATGGATGGCAGCGGAACGAGCGGGCACGCCAATGGATTGGGACGAGCTGGTTCGGGAAGGACGCCAAAGGCTTCAAGCTGATGGACCGCTTCTTGTGGAAGGAGCCGGGGGACTGATAGTCCCCTTAACCGAGCACTGTTTGGTCGCTGATTTGGCTGCAGTCCTGAATCTGCCTTTGCTCATTGTAGCCCGTCCTAAGCTGGGCACGGTGAACCATACACTACTGACCGTAGAATATGCTAGGCAGAGAGGACTCCGGGTGGCCGGCGTCATTATGAACGGATATGAGGATGAACTCGACCCCATGTTGAAAGAAAACCAGCGCATGATCGAAACATTTGGTCAGGTTCGCGTATGGGGAATGCTGCCTTGGGTCGGAGAAAGCCCACAAACCGATGCAGCGTGGTCAGCTTGGCGCGATCTGTGGGTGGAGACGGTAGAGCGCCGGATCGATATGCAAGCGGTTATGGAATACTTTTAG
- a CDS encoding amidase domain-containing protein, producing the protein MSWKTILYDYVHHRNQMDIDYSVDPMLPIVEDEAYLHAQSARLSRRAATDKDRQFMPVKSETRLTILRAVECGDGVSADVQLRRTSVGQIRQFSHEEQRVEQERVTLVPGADGWIITKIEALQTEEALRLKPAVAGGFMEAEDDFAAVGLMRAPSVPFLNRQLVPELQHLTERALYNRMEAARYADLWWDKGNPAYLTFEVNCSNYVSQCLHAGGAPMKQTGQRDSGWWYKGRVGGQELWSFSWAVAESLQFYLLTSRSGLRAQEVTSAAELDLGDVISYDWDGDDRFQHTSVVTAKDSNGMPLVNANTVSSKHRYWSYTDSPAWSSRTRYRFLHISDSI; encoded by the coding sequence ATGTCTTGGAAAACCATCCTATACGACTATGTACATCATCGCAATCAAATGGACATTGATTATTCCGTAGATCCTATGCTGCCGATCGTAGAGGACGAAGCTTACCTCCATGCACAATCCGCCCGACTCTCCAGAAGAGCAGCGACGGACAAAGATAGACAATTCATGCCGGTCAAAAGCGAGACACGCCTTACGATCTTACGCGCAGTAGAGTGTGGAGATGGCGTCTCCGCCGATGTGCAGCTTCGAAGAACCTCCGTAGGCCAAATCCGCCAGTTTTCTCATGAGGAGCAGCGGGTGGAGCAAGAGCGCGTTACGCTTGTTCCCGGAGCAGACGGTTGGATTATTACGAAGATTGAGGCGCTCCAAACGGAAGAAGCGCTTCGGTTAAAGCCGGCTGTCGCCGGCGGTTTCATGGAGGCGGAGGACGATTTCGCGGCGGTCGGATTGATGCGTGCGCCATCCGTGCCTTTCCTGAACCGCCAGCTGGTACCGGAGCTTCAGCATTTGACTGAACGGGCGTTGTACAATCGCATGGAGGCCGCCCGCTACGCGGACCTTTGGTGGGATAAAGGTAACCCCGCCTACCTGACATTCGAGGTGAATTGCAGCAACTATGTGTCCCAATGTCTACATGCCGGCGGCGCTCCGATGAAGCAGACGGGCCAGAGAGATTCAGGCTGGTGGTATAAAGGTCGGGTAGGCGGTCAGGAGCTGTGGAGCTTCAGCTGGGCGGTTGCCGAAAGTCTGCAGTTTTATTTGCTGACCAGCCGTTCCGGTCTTCGCGCTCAGGAGGTTACCAGCGCGGCGGAGCTTGATTTGGGCGATGTGATCAGCTATGACTGGGACGGCGACGACCGATTTCAGCACACTTCAGTGGTCACCGCTAAGGATTCGAACGGAATGCCGTTGGTGAATGCCAATACCGTAAGTAGCAAGCACCGTTATTGGAGCTATACGGATTCCCCGGCGTGGTCCAGCCGCACACGATACCGGTTCTTACATATTTCTGATTCCATATAA
- the acnA gene encoding aconitate hydratase AcnA: MSNKDQFSVRKQLSVGSNSYSYYSLPTFEEQGNGTISNLPISIKVLLEAAVRQFDGKAITNEHVKQIANWASERDANKEIPFIPARIVLQDFTGVPVVVDLAAMRDTMKRAGGDPKRINPLVPVDLVIDHSVMVDAFGSKDALEYNEKKEFERNEERYRFLRWAQTAFDNFRAIPPDTGIVHQVNLEYLASVAATKTIDGETFVYPDSLVGTDSHTTMINGLGIVGWGVGGIEAEAGMLGQPLYFVTPEVIGFKLTGTLSEGATATDLALTVTQMLRKKGVVGKFVEFYGPGLSNISLADRATVANMAPEYGATIGFFPVDAESLNYMRGTGRSEEQIALVEAYYKAQGMFRTDETPDPVFSDSIELDLGSVVPSLAGPKRPQDRVELTNMKESFNSIIRTPIEKGGYGLSDEKITEVVDVKHANGETSKMGTGAVVIAAITSCTNTSNPSVMLGAGLVAKKAVARGLRKPGYVKSSLTPGSLVVTEYLKKAGLLESLESLGFHVAGYGCATCIGNSGPLPDEVSAAITDNDMTVAAVLSGNRNFEGRVHAQVKANYLASPPLVVAYALAGTVNIDLANDPIGYDQKNEPVYLKDIWPTAQEIQEAIQSGMSPDLYREKYADVFRSNARFNAIEVPEGDLYEWDASSTYIANPPFFTSVGDKLSDIADIRGAKTLALMGDSVTTDHISPAGNIKADSPAGKYLIEHGVKKEDFNSYGSRRGNHEVMMRGTFANIRIRNQVAPGTEGGVTTYLPTGEVMSIYDASMKYQEQGTNLVVIAGKEYGTGSSRDWAAKGTFLLGVKAVIAESFERIHRSNLVGMGVLPLQFVDGQGWSTLGLTGTETFDIVGLSNDVQPGQKITVNVAREDGSTFSFEAIARLDSYVDVDYYRNGGILQAVLRQIMA, from the coding sequence ATGTCTAACAAAGACCAATTTTCAGTCCGCAAGCAGCTGAGCGTAGGAAGTAACTCCTACAGCTACTACAGCCTACCAACGTTCGAAGAGCAGGGGAACGGAACGATTTCCAATCTTCCTATTTCCATTAAGGTTCTTCTTGAAGCAGCCGTTCGTCAATTTGACGGCAAGGCCATTACAAACGAGCACGTGAAGCAAATTGCTAATTGGGCTTCCGAACGCGACGCCAACAAAGAGATTCCATTCATCCCTGCACGGATCGTATTGCAGGACTTCACCGGCGTACCGGTTGTCGTAGACCTTGCAGCCATGAGAGACACCATGAAACGTGCCGGCGGAGATCCGAAGCGTATCAACCCGCTTGTACCGGTTGACCTTGTTATCGACCACTCCGTAATGGTCGACGCTTTCGGCTCTAAAGACGCGCTTGAATATAACGAGAAAAAAGAGTTTGAACGTAACGAGGAGCGTTACCGTTTCCTTCGTTGGGCGCAAACCGCATTTGATAATTTCCGTGCCATTCCACCGGATACAGGAATCGTTCACCAAGTAAACCTGGAGTATCTCGCATCGGTAGCCGCTACGAAAACCATTGACGGCGAAACGTTCGTATACCCGGACTCCCTCGTAGGTACAGACTCCCACACGACGATGATCAACGGTTTGGGTATCGTGGGCTGGGGCGTCGGCGGTATCGAGGCGGAAGCAGGCATGCTTGGCCAACCGCTCTACTTTGTTACACCTGAAGTTATCGGATTCAAGCTGACAGGCACATTGTCGGAAGGCGCTACAGCGACAGACCTCGCATTGACCGTTACGCAAATGCTTCGTAAGAAAGGCGTTGTCGGTAAATTCGTCGAGTTCTACGGTCCTGGTTTGAGCAACATCAGCTTAGCAGACCGTGCTACGGTAGCCAACATGGCACCGGAATACGGCGCAACGATCGGCTTCTTCCCGGTTGACGCGGAGTCCTTGAACTACATGAGAGGCACAGGCCGCTCCGAAGAGCAAATCGCGCTCGTTGAAGCTTACTATAAAGCACAAGGCATGTTCCGCACTGATGAGACGCCGGATCCAGTATTCAGCGACTCTATCGAGCTTGACCTTGGTTCCGTCGTTCCGAGCTTGGCTGGTCCTAAGCGTCCGCAGGACCGTGTAGAGCTGACGAACATGAAGGAATCGTTCAACAGCATCATTCGCACGCCAATCGAAAAAGGCGGCTACGGCCTCTCCGACGAGAAAATCACCGAAGTGGTAGATGTGAAGCATGCCAACGGAGAAACAAGCAAAATGGGTACCGGCGCCGTCGTTATTGCAGCGATTACGTCCTGTACCAATACGTCCAACCCAAGCGTTATGCTGGGCGCGGGACTCGTTGCGAAGAAAGCTGTTGCACGCGGTCTGCGCAAACCAGGCTATGTGAAGAGCTCCTTGACGCCAGGTTCCTTGGTCGTAACGGAATACCTGAAAAAAGCAGGTCTTCTCGAATCGCTCGAATCGCTCGGCTTCCACGTGGCAGGCTACGGCTGCGCTACTTGTATCGGTAACTCCGGTCCGCTTCCAGACGAAGTAAGCGCAGCGATCACTGACAACGATATGACCGTTGCTGCCGTGCTTTCCGGTAACCGGAACTTCGAAGGTCGCGTTCATGCGCAAGTCAAAGCAAACTACTTGGCTTCTCCGCCGCTTGTCGTAGCTTACGCTTTGGCTGGTACGGTGAATATTGACCTGGCAAACGATCCGATCGGTTACGATCAAAAGAACGAGCCGGTATATTTGAAAGACATCTGGCCAACGGCTCAAGAGATTCAGGAAGCGATCCAATCCGGAATGAGCCCTGATTTGTACCGTGAAAAATATGCCGATGTGTTCCGTTCCAACGCTCGCTTCAACGCGATCGAAGTTCCGGAAGGCGATCTGTACGAGTGGGATGCAAGCTCCACGTACATTGCCAATCCGCCGTTCTTCACAAGCGTTGGCGATAAGCTCTCCGACATCGCGGATATTCGCGGCGCCAAAACACTGGCATTGATGGGCGATTCCGTAACAACGGACCATATCTCGCCTGCAGGTAACATCAAAGCCGACAGCCCGGCAGGTAAATACCTGATCGAGCATGGCGTGAAGAAAGAAGACTTTAACTCGTACGGTTCCCGCCGTGGTAACCATGAAGTCATGATGCGCGGTACGTTCGCCAACATCCGCATCCGCAACCAAGTGGCACCGGGCACAGAGGGCGGCGTAACCACTTACCTGCCAACTGGCGAAGTCATGTCCATCTATGATGCTTCCATGAAGTATCAAGAGCAAGGCACGAACCTTGTTGTTATCGCCGGCAAAGAATACGGTACGGGAAGCTCCCGTGACTGGGCGGCCAAAGGCACATTCCTGCTCGGCGTGAAAGCCGTTATCGCTGAAAGCTTCGAGCGGATCCACCGTTCCAACCTGGTTGGGATGGGCGTTCTGCCGCTGCAATTCGTCGATGGTCAAGGCTGGAGCACACTCGGCCTTACCGGTACGGAAACGTTCGATATTGTCGGCCTGAGCAACGATGTACAACCGGGTCAAAAAATAACCGTAAATGTAGCCCGCGAAGACGGCTCCACTTTCAGCTTTGAAGCGATCGCTCGTCTGGACAGCTACGTTGATGTGGACTACTACCGTAACGGCGGTATTCTGCAGGCAGTACTGCGTCAAATCATGGCTTAA
- a CDS encoding inositol monophosphatase family protein, whose translation MSNQNPISSVVGSKSFTAVAINTASKAGEWIVSKIGDFNNLQVKSSVHDLVTEVDKGAEKMIRNLIQTHFPHHAILGEEGVEPGPAASQKALEQVSDAEYLWIVDPLDGTTNFVHGFPFFSVSIALAHKGEVIVGVVYNPVHNELFVAEKGKGSYLKGKRIQVSSEQTLNQSLVATGLSADRLGAMPANLNGIQAIGPKVRNIRVAGSAALHMAYVAAGRLSGFWEIGLNSWDMAAGAILISESGGKVTDTLGNPYNLNVRHVLASNGHIHDEMVRELDSAKATGF comes from the coding sequence ATGTCGAATCAAAATCCCATATCCTCTGTTGTCGGAAGCAAGAGCTTTACAGCTGTTGCGATTAATACCGCATCCAAAGCGGGGGAATGGATTGTAAGTAAGATTGGGGATTTTAACAACCTGCAGGTCAAGTCCTCTGTACACGATCTGGTAACGGAAGTCGATAAAGGTGCGGAGAAGATGATCCGCAACCTGATACAGACGCACTTTCCGCACCATGCGATTCTCGGAGAAGAGGGCGTGGAGCCCGGACCGGCAGCCTCTCAGAAAGCCTTGGAGCAGGTCAGCGACGCCGAATATTTATGGATTGTAGATCCTTTGGACGGTACAACCAATTTCGTTCACGGATTTCCGTTTTTCTCGGTATCTATCGCTCTTGCGCACAAAGGTGAAGTGATTGTAGGGGTTGTATACAACCCTGTTCATAACGAGCTGTTTGTTGCCGAGAAAGGTAAGGGCTCCTATTTGAAGGGGAAACGAATACAGGTTTCTTCGGAGCAAACGTTGAATCAAAGCCTTGTAGCGACGGGGTTGTCCGCCGACCGCTTGGGTGCGATGCCGGCGAATTTGAACGGCATTCAAGCTATTGGTCCCAAAGTGAGGAATATTCGTGTTGCGGGCTCGGCTGCCCTTCATATGGCCTATGTGGCTGCAGGGCGGTTAAGTGGCTTTTGGGAGATCGGTCTTAACTCATGGGATATGGCTGCGGGGGCTATACTTATTTCGGAGTCCGGCGGCAAAGTGACAGATACGCTTGGTAATCCGTATAACCTGAACGTCCGCCATGTGCTCGCGAGCAACGGACATATTCATGATGAAATGGTACGGGAGTTGGATTCGGCGAAAGCGACCGGCTTTTAA
- the fabI gene encoding enoyl-ACP reductase FabI, producing the protein MSLLVGKNIVVMGVANDRSIAWAIAQSLASQGAKLVFTYENERVEERVRKLADTIPNSVILPCNVTVDEDIEKLAVSLKEQFGVLHGIVHSIAFARTEELEGLFVNTSRDGFVLAHDISAYSLVAVAQRLYPLMTEGGSIMTMTYLGAERAMKNYNVMGIAKAALEASVRYLANDLGQYNIRVNAISAGPIRTLAAKGIKDFNSILKTVEEKAPLRRTTETAEVGDTAMFLMSHLSRGITGEVIYVDSGYHIVGV; encoded by the coding sequence ATGAGTTTGCTGGTGGGTAAAAATATAGTGGTCATGGGTGTGGCTAATGACCGGAGTATCGCATGGGCGATTGCGCAGTCGTTGGCAAGCCAAGGTGCCAAATTGGTGTTTACGTACGAGAATGAACGGGTGGAGGAGCGCGTACGTAAGCTTGCGGATACGATCCCGAATTCGGTGATTTTACCCTGCAACGTGACCGTTGACGAAGATATCGAGAAGTTGGCCGTTTCCTTGAAGGAGCAGTTTGGCGTGCTGCACGGTATTGTGCACAGCATCGCGTTTGCACGCACGGAAGAGCTTGAGGGCTTGTTTGTTAACACGAGCAGAGATGGGTTCGTACTTGCGCATGACATCAGCGCGTATTCATTGGTTGCGGTGGCTCAAAGACTGTATCCGCTTATGACTGAGGGCGGAAGCATCATGACGATGACCTACCTTGGGGCAGAGCGCGCCATGAAGAATTACAATGTCATGGGGATCGCTAAGGCTGCTTTGGAAGCCAGCGTACGCTACCTGGCGAACGATTTGGGCCAATACAACATTCGGGTGAACGCCATCTCCGCCGGACCGATCCGGACGCTTGCCGCGAAAGGCATCAAGGATTTCAACTCCATCCTGAAAACAGTTGAGGAGAAAGCGCCGCTGCGCAGGACGACGGAAACCGCCGAGGTTGGCGATACGGCCATGTTCCTAATGAGCCACTTGTCGCGGGGCATCACTGGTGAAGTTATTTATGTAGATAGCGGCTATCACATCGTCGGTGTGTAA
- the uvsE gene encoding UV DNA damage repair endonuclease UvsE — protein sequence MIVRLGYVAMSMRVKNASPSKTMTFTSFSKLDNREAAVRKLERIAAENIHNTLRLLRHNRAHDIELYRCSSRLIPLVGHEQLGGWYPIQELTEAFAELGGYAKEHRMRLSFHPDHFTVLSTPREEVLRSSQADLERHVRMLEAMGLDSSAKCNIHIGGTYGNKESARQRFVNNFTALSQRIKERMTLENDDKTFNALETLEVCEEVGVPMVLDIHHDQVNPSGEPAEAHWSRIQSTWAGYKEQAGFTKPSAAPRELPPKIHVSSPKSDKDPRGHADYIEPSLLMSFLRAVAPITPRLDVMLEAKRKDDALFELMKSVRRESGVTVLSQASFEL from the coding sequence ATGATTGTCCGTCTCGGTTACGTCGCCATGTCTATGCGGGTGAAGAACGCCTCACCCTCCAAAACGATGACCTTTACCAGCTTCTCCAAGCTCGATAACCGGGAAGCGGCCGTACGCAAGCTTGAACGGATCGCTGCCGAGAATATTCATAATACACTGAGGTTGCTCAGGCACAACCGGGCGCACGATATCGAATTGTACCGCTGTTCCTCCAGACTCATTCCTCTGGTCGGCCATGAGCAGCTCGGCGGTTGGTACCCGATTCAGGAGCTGACGGAAGCTTTCGCCGAGCTCGGAGGGTATGCCAAAGAGCACCGGATGCGGCTTAGCTTTCATCCGGATCATTTTACCGTGTTGAGCACCCCCAGAGAGGAGGTTCTTCGCAGCTCGCAGGCCGACCTGGAGCGGCATGTGCGGATGCTGGAAGCGATGGGGCTTGATTCGTCAGCCAAATGCAATATTCATATCGGAGGCACTTACGGGAACAAGGAATCGGCAAGACAGCGTTTTGTGAACAACTTCACCGCCCTATCCCAACGTATAAAAGAACGGATGACGCTCGAAAATGACGATAAGACATTCAATGCCTTAGAGACGCTTGAGGTTTGCGAGGAGGTCGGCGTTCCCATGGTGCTTGATATTCACCATGACCAGGTCAACCCCAGCGGGGAACCTGCCGAAGCGCATTGGTCTCGGATTCAATCGACTTGGGCTGGGTATAAAGAACAGGCCGGTTTCACCAAACCGTCTGCCGCACCAAGGGAGCTCCCGCCCAAAATTCACGTCTCCAGCCCCAAAAGCGATAAGGATCCCCGCGGCCATGCGGATTACATTGAGCCGAGTCTCTTGATGTCTTTTCTGCGAGCCGTTGCCCCGATCACTCCCCGGTTGGATGTTATGTTGGAGGCTAAGAGGAAAGATGATGCGCTGTTCGAGCTTATGAAATCCGTGCGGCGGGAATCAGGCGTAACCGTACTGTCGCAAGCCTCTTTTGAACTGTAA